The Schizosaccharomyces pombe strain 972h- genome assembly, chromosome: I genome contains a region encoding:
- the ecm33 gene encoding extracellular leucine-rich repeat domain, receptor L domain-like Ecm33 — MLFKSFALTLLFAAARVQAASNCSSGPYNISAQGTLDELNSCTVLNGDLYISDAGNSGITTLTVNGIESVQGDVVVSDGQYLTSLSFPSLKNVSGAFNVNNMIRMNNLATPELTSVGSLNLAVLPNLQELQFNAGLSDSDSVVIDDTQLQAIDGISLDSVTTFQVTNNRYIQEITMEGLESAQNIQISANSKGVSVNFSKLSNVTTATFDGISNVFIGNLKSAAGNLYFSNTTLDNISVPYLTEIGQSFAVLYSPELTSLNFPNLTTVGGGFVINDTGLTSIDGFPVISEIGGGLVLLGNFSSIDMPDLSDVKGALTVETKATNFTCPWSNDDSVIKGDDFTCQGSVATISATSSYDLSSTVSATSGSATSATGSATTTSYSSDSSASSSSSSSHESSAASNGFTAGALVLGSLLVAALAM; from the coding sequence ATGTTGTTCAAATCATTCGCTCTCACTCTTCTTTTCGCCGCAGCTCGCGTACAAGCTGCTTCCAACTGCTCCAGCGGCCCTTACAATATCTCCGCCCAAGGTACTCTTGACGAGCTTAACAGCTGTACTGTATTGAATGGTGATTTGTACATTTCTGATGCTGGTAACTCTGGCATCACCACCCTTACTGTTAATGGAATTGAGTCCGTTCAAGGTGATGTTGTGGTTTCTGATGGTCAATATTTGACCTCTCTTTCCTTCCCTTCTTTGAAAAACGTTTCTGGTGCTTTTAACGTTAACAACATGATCCGCATGAACAACCTTGCTACCCCTGAGCTCACTTCGGTTGGAAGCCTAAATCTTGCTGTTTTACCAAACTTACAGGAGCTTCAATTTAACGCTGGTCTTTCCGATTCTGATAGTGTCGTAATTGATGACACTCAACTTCAAGCTATTGACGGTATCAGTTTGGATTCCGTCACTACTTTCCAAGTAACCAACAATCGTTATATTCAGGAGATCACCATGGAGGGCCTCGAAAGTGCTCAAAATATCCAGATTTCCGCTAACTCTAAGGGTGTAAGCGTAAACTTCAGTAAACTTTCTAACGTTACCACTGCTACTTTTGATGGTATCAGCAACGTCTTTATTGGTAACTTGAAGAGTGCTGCTGGTAACTTGTATTTCTCTAACACTACTCTGGATAACATTTCGGTTCCTTACCTTACCGAAATCGGACAAAGTTTTGCTGTTTTGTACTCTCCTGAGCTTACTTCCCTCAACTTCCCTAACCTTACCACTGTTGGTGGTGGTTTCGTTATTAACGATACTGGTTTGACTTCTATTGATGGTTTCCCCGTCATCTCTGAAATTGGTGGTGGTTTAGTTCTTCTCGGTAACTTCTCAAGCATTGATATGCCTGATTTGAGTGATGTGAAGGGTGCTCTCACTGTCGAGACTAAGGCTACCAATTTCACTTGCCCTTGGTCCAATGATGACAGTGTTATTAAGGGTGATGATTTCACTTGCCAAGGTAGTGTTGCTACCATTTCTGCTACTAGTTCTTATGATTTGTCTTCCACTGTCTCTGCTACTAGTGGATCTGCCACATCTGCCACTGGTTCTGCTACCACCACTTCATACTCTTCTGATTCTTCTGCatcttcctcttcctcttcctccCATGAAAGCTCAGCCGCTTCTAACGGCTTCACTGCTGGTGCTTTAGTTTTGGGATCTCTTTTGGTTGCTGCTCTTGCTATGTAA
- the rbx1 gene encoding SCF complex, Cul4-RING and CLRC ubiquitin ligase ligase E3 subunit Rbx1, which produces MEDEMQIDKKEVEIEQKPPRFEIKKWNAVALWQWDIVVDNCAICRNHIMDLCIECQANTDSAAAQECTVAWGTCNHAFHFHCISRWLNTRNVCPLDNREWEFQRYGH; this is translated from the exons ATGGAAGATGAAATGCAAATAGACAAGAAGGAGGTGgaaattgaacaaaaaCCTCCTcgatttgaaattaaaaag TGGAATGCTGTAGCATTATGGCAATGGGACATTGTTGTAGATAACTGTGCTATCTGCAGAAATCATATTATGGACTTATGTATTGAGTGTCAAGCTAACACCGATTCTGCTGCTGCTCAAGAGTGCACAGTGGCATGGGGAACTTGTAAT CATGCATTTCACTTTCACTGCATCTCAAGATGGTTAAACACTAGGAATGTTTGTCCTTTGGACAATCGTGAATGGGAGTTCCAACGTTATG GTCATTAA